The following coding sequences are from one Lolium rigidum isolate FL_2022 chromosome 6, APGP_CSIRO_Lrig_0.1, whole genome shotgun sequence window:
- the LOC124662735 gene encoding ammonium transporter 3 member 1 codes for MAYNMSIGYMPSGAAVPDWLNKGDNAWQMISATLVGMQSMPGLVILYGSIVKKKWAVNSAFMALYAFAAVWLCWVTWAYNMSFGHKLLPFWGKARPALGQKFLIAQAVLPQTTHFLNDGVTVETAWINPAYPMASMVYFQCVFAAITLILLAGSLLGRMNIRAWMIFVPLWLTFSYTVGAFSLWGGGFLFHWGVMDYSGGYVIHLSSGIAGFTAAYWVGPRSTKDRERFPPNNVLLMLTGAGLLWMGWAGFNGGDPYSANIDSSLAVLNTNICAATSLLVWTCLDVIFFKKPSVIGAVQGMITGLVCITPGAGLVQGWAAIVMGILSGSIPWFTMMVVHKRSKILQHVDDTLGVFHTHAVAGFLGGATTGLFAEPVLCSLFVPVTNSRGAFYGGSGGMQLLKQIVGALFIIGWNVVATSIICLVVGLIVPLRMPEEELAIGDDAVHGEEAYALWGDGEKYDSSKHGWYSDNEGTHHNTATSGVTQNV; via the coding sequence ATGGCTTACAACATGTCGATTGGGTACATGCCATCGGGCGCGGCGGTGCCGGATTGGCTTAACAAGGGCGACAACGCGTGGCAGATGATCTCGGCTACGCTGGTGGGCATGCAGAGCATGCCTGGCCTTGTGATCCTCTACGGGAGCATCGTGAAGAAGAAGTGGGCCGTGAACTCTGCGTTCATGGCGCTCTACGCCTTCGCCGCCGTATGGCTGTGCTGGGTGACCTGGGCATACAACATGTCCTTCGGCCACAAGCTGCTGCCATTCTGGGGCAAAGCCCGGCCGGCGCTGGGGCAGAAATTCCTCATCGCACAGGCCGTGCTGCCACAGACGACGCACTTCCTcaacgacggtgtcaccgtcgagaCGGCCTGGATCAACCCGGCGTACCCCATGGCATCCATGGTCTACTTCCAGTGCGTCTTCGCCGCAATCACGCTCATCTTACTCGCCGGCTCGCTGCTCGGCCGCATGAACATCAGAGCCTGGATGATCTTCGTCCCGCTCTGGCTCACCTTCTCCTACACCGTCGGCGCCTTCTCCCTGTGGGGCGGCGGCTTCCTCTTCCACTGGGGCGTCATGGACTACTCCGGTGGCTACGTCATCCACCTCTCCTCCGGGATCGCCGGGTTCACCGCCGCATACTGGGTCGGGCCGAGGTCCACCAAGGACAGGGAGAGGTTTCCACCCAACAACGTGCTTCTCATGCTCACCGGCGCCGGGCTGCTCTGGATGGGCTGGGCTGGCTTCAACGGCGGCGACCCTTACTCCGCCAACATCGACTCTTCCCTGGCCGTGCTCAACACCAACATCTGCGCCGCGACCAGCCTCCTGGTCTGGACCTGCCTCGACGTCATCTTCTTCAAGAAACCCTCCGTCATCGGCGCCGTGCAGGGCATGATCACGGGCCTCGTCTGCATCACGCCCGGCGCCGGTCTGGTGCAGGGGTGGGCGGCGATCGTCATGGGCATCCTGTCCGGCAGCATCCCCTGGTTCACCATGATGGTCGTGCACAAGCGCTCCAAGATTCTGCAGCACGTGGACGACACCCTAGGCGTGTTCCACACCCACGCGGTCGCTGGCTTCCTCGGCGGCGCAACCACGGGGCTCTTCGCGGAGCCGGTGCTGTGCAGCCTGTTTGTGCCGGTGACAAACTCCCGCGGCGCATTCTACGGCGGCAGTGGCGGCATGCAGCTCCTGAAGCAGATTGTGGGCGCGCTCTTCATCATCGGCTGGAACGTGGTGGCCACCAGCATCATCTGCCTCGTCGTAGGACTCATCGTGCCGCTGCGGATGCCTGAGGAGGAGCTCGCCATCGGAGACGACGCCGTGCACGGCGAGGAAGCATACGCGCTCTGGGGCGACGGCGAGAAGTACGACTCCTCCAAGCACGGATGGTACTCCGACAACGAAGGCACCCACCATAACACAGCGACCAGCGGCGTCACACAGAACGTCTGA